Below is a window of Myxococcaceae bacterium JPH2 DNA.
GCTGAACCCTCTCACGCGACAACTACCTTGACGCTCACCGGAAGCTTGAGGGGATGCCGCTCCGGGCACGACGGAGGCAGGCGGTGAAGAAGAGTTGGTTCAGCGAAGAGCAGATGGTTGCGATTCTGCGCGAGGCGGATCTGGAGCGGCAGTTTCGTTGGCTCGCACCTCGGACCGTTGAATGTCTGGCACGAACGGTGATGCAGTGACGCATGGACACTCCGCTGGTGAAGCTCGCGGCGTGGTTTCGCCACTGCATCGCCTTCCTTCAGTTCTGCTGACCCTGGCGTTGGCTTGCTGGGCTGGGTTGATCAGCTGGGTTTGGGGACTTCGATTCCGTCTCGCTGGAGTTCGGCGGCGGTGGCGGTGGTGGCTTGGGTTCCGGGGGGATTCTCGTACCAGCCTGGGTCTTCTTGGCCGTTGGTGTGTTCCCTTACCTTGAGGACCGTGAACATGCCTCCCATCGTGATGTAGCCGTGCTTGCCTTCACCTCCTGACATCGGAATGGAGTTCTCCGGGACGGGCATTCCCATTTCACCCATGTCTCCCATTCCGGCCTGGCCCATTGTCATGTAGCCCGGCAGGAGCTTGCGGACCTTGGCGTCCAGGCCTCCTGGTTTCATTCCAATCACGTTCGGGAAGGCGTGCCCCATCTGGTTCATTACGTGGTGCGTCATGTGGCAGTGCATCGCCCAGTCGCCTGGGACGTCGGCTACGAACTCCACGGTCCTCGTGCTCCCCACCGGCACCAACACCGTCGTCTCGGGCCACTGCGCGGACTCGGGGATTCTTCCTGCGTCCGTCTCCGTCACTCGGAAGTGGTAGCCGTGCAGGTGGATGGGGTGGTGGTCCATCGGGCCCAGGTTTCCTAGACGGATTCGGACTCGCTCTCCCTTTCGCACCACCAGCGGCGCCGTGGCCGGGAAGGCCTTGGCGTTCAAGGTCAGCATGTTGAAGTCCGTCATCTCGTTTGGGTTCGGGCGACGTGTCCCCGCGTCGATGCGCCATTCGTGCAGCATCAGCGCGAAGTCCTTGTCGACCTTCGGACCCGTCGGATGCCGAGGGTGGATGACGATGAGCCCCACCATGCCCATCGCGATCTGCGTCATCTCGTCATGGTGCGAGTGGTACATGCCCATGCCGGACTGGCGGAAGGTGAACTCGTAGCGGAACGTCTCGCCCGGGTCGATGGGCTTCTGGTTGAGCCCTCCCACTCCGTCCATTCCGCTCGGCAGCAGGATTCCGTGCCAGTGCACCGTCGTTGGCGCGGACAGCCGGTTGGTCACGTAGAAGCGCACCCGGTCGCCTTCCACCACCTCGATGGTCGGTCCGTGCACCTGCCCGTTGTAGCCCCAGCAGAGTGCCTTCAGTCCGGGCGCGAACTCGTGCTCCACTTCCTCCGCCACCAGGTGAAAGACCTTCACCCCGTCCACCAGCTTCCACGGCAGGGTCGTTCCGTTCGGAACCACCACCGGCTGATAGTCGCGGTGGGGCATTCCCGGCGGGGCTCCGGCGTAGCTCGCTCGCTTCGGCGCTTCGGGTCTTGAGGGTGAGGCGGGCTGGGCTTCGGCTCGGGCGCCTCTCAGGAGCAGCGCGCCCCCTGCCAGGGCGGCTCCTGCTGTCGACAGGATGCCTCGCCTCGTGAGCGCACCGAAGCCCTGGGGTGCGGCGGCTTCGACGACCGGCACGGCTTCGCTGGTCGCGCTGGGGTCGATGCTCGCGACGGCGTCGCTGGCTTGGAGGGGCTCCGCGGGGTCGGTGGGCTCTCGCATCGGGTGGGGCTCGGTGGGGTGGGGCTGGTGCGTGGACATGGCGCCGGACTCAGGGATGCGAGTGCTCATGGGAATGCTCTGGCGCGGCGGGGGCTGGGGGCGGGGCGGGGGACGGAGGCGGCTCGGTGGAGCCGGGGAGTCGGCCTCCCAGCAACTGCTCCAGCTCCGCTCGGGCCATCCAGTAGTCGCGGACGGTTTCGAGATAGCCTCGGTAGGACTCCACCTGCTCCTTCTTCGCGGTGAGCAACGGTGTCAGGCCAATCTGCATCGCGTTGTACTGGAGTTGCGACTGCGCGATGACCTTGTCTCGCAAGGGCAACACCGTCGTCCGGTAGTGCTCGGCTTGCATTCGCAGGGACTGCAAGCGGGCCCTCGCGGCTCGCACTTCGGAGCGCGCGTTGACGGAGAGCTCCGTCAGCCTTCGCTCGCTCTGCCGATACTGCGCCTCCAGCTTTCCAATCAATCCCTGTCGCTGGTCGAAGATGGGCAGCTCCAGCGACAGCGTCGGGCCGAACAGCCTTGGCCCATCCGAGTCCCGGTGCGTGTGCACCCCGACTTCGACTCGGCCGAACCACCGCGTCGTCTTCGCCAGCTCCAGCGCGTTCCACATCAACGACGCCTGCTTGCGGGCCGCGTCGATGTCCAGGCGCTGTTTGATGGCGGTGGTCTCCAGGTGCTCCAGCGGGGCTTCCTTCGCGGGCAGCTCGGGGAGAGACTCGGAGAGGGTCCACTGGATTCGCGGGCCCCAGAGCCCCATCAGGCGATTGAGGTGCTCCCGGTCCTCGACCAGGGTCAGCTCCTCCTGCGAGAGGTCGAGCCTCGATTGCTCGGCCGTGGCCTGCTCGGTGGCCAGCTCCAGCTCGGTGATGTTGCCGGCTTCGCGCTGGCGCGCGGCGAACTCGGCGGATACCTCCGCCGCCAGGAGGACTTCGCGGCGCAGCTCGACCAACTGCCGGCGCGCCTGGAACTCACGGAACGCCTTGCGCACCTCCGCCGCCGTCGAGAGCGCTTCGTGCGCCACGCGCAGCGTGTCCGCGATGAACTGCTCCTTCGCGACGCGCTTGCGCAGCGGCAGGGTGAAGATGTCCACGAACTCCTGCACGAGCGAGAACTCGTGCTCGGTGACTCCCAGGTTTCCGATGGGCACTCCGACGCTTCCGCTGAGCACCGGGTTGCTGAGCAGGCCCGCCTGCACCATGTCCGCCTGCGACACGCCCAGCTCCTCGTAGGTCTGCTGGAGCGCGGGGTTGTTGAGCAGGGCCACCTCCACCGCGCGGTCCGAGGTGAGCGGCTCCCCGAGCAGCGTGTCGAGGTGTCTTGAGACTTCCGCGTCCTCGGGGGTGCCTTGATCCCACCGGGTCTTCAGTCCCGTTCGCGCCTCGACGAGCGCGGCCACTTCCTGGTGGCCTCGCTCCTTCTGCATCGAGGCGCAGCCCCCCGCGAGCAGCGCGAGGGACAGCATCGCGGCTCTCTTCACGGATGGGCCCCGTGGTCGTGTCCGGAGGTTCCCGTTCCCTGCGGCTTCGCATTCGTGTCCGCCGGTGCGACGGGTGTCAGCTTCATGCCGCACTTCGGGCAGCGCCCCGGCTTGTCGGCGCGGACCTCGGGGTGCATCTCGCAGGAGTAGAC
It encodes the following:
- a CDS encoding copper oxidase, with the protein product MREPTDPAEPLQASDAVASIDPSATSEAVPVVEAAAPQGFGALTRRGILSTAGAALAGGALLLRGARAEAQPASPSRPEAPKRASYAGAPPGMPHRDYQPVVVPNGTTLPWKLVDGVKVFHLVAEEVEHEFAPGLKALCWGYNGQVHGPTIEVVEGDRVRFYVTNRLSAPTTVHWHGILLPSGMDGVGGLNQKPIDPGETFRYEFTFRQSGMGMYHSHHDEMTQIAMGMVGLIVIHPRHPTGPKVDKDFALMLHEWRIDAGTRRPNPNEMTDFNMLTLNAKAFPATAPLVVRKGERVRIRLGNLGPMDHHPIHLHGYHFRVTETDAGRIPESAQWPETTVLVPVGSTRTVEFVADVPGDWAMHCHMTHHVMNQMGHAFPNVIGMKPGGLDAKVRKLLPGYMTMGQAGMGDMGEMGMPVPENSIPMSGGEGKHGYITMGGMFTVLKVREHTNGQEDPGWYENPPGTQATTATAAELQRDGIEVPKPS
- a CDS encoding TolC family protein, producing MKRAAMLSLALLAGGCASMQKERGHQEVAALVEARTGLKTRWDQGTPEDAEVSRHLDTLLGEPLTSDRAVEVALLNNPALQQTYEELGVSQADMVQAGLLSNPVLSGSVGVPIGNLGVTEHEFSLVQEFVDIFTLPLRKRVAKEQFIADTLRVAHEALSTAAEVRKAFREFQARRQLVELRREVLLAAEVSAEFAARQREAGNITELELATEQATAEQSRLDLSQEELTLVEDREHLNRLMGLWGPRIQWTLSESLPELPAKEAPLEHLETTAIKQRLDIDAARKQASLMWNALELAKTTRWFGRVEVGVHTHRDSDGPRLFGPTLSLELPIFDQRQGLIGKLEAQYRQSERRLTELSVNARSEVRAARARLQSLRMQAEHYRTTVLPLRDKVIAQSQLQYNAMQIGLTPLLTAKKEQVESYRGYLETVRDYWMARAELEQLLGGRLPGSTEPPPSPAPPPAPAAPEHSHEHSHP